ccaagtacgcaactatatcacacacaatggtgttagggtgagtcacgtgaccacccactgcactactcatgcagagttgcgtacttggtacgcaactataccacccacagttatgttagggtgagtcacatgaccacccaccactctacttgtgcagagttgcgtacttggtacgcaactataccacccacagttatattagggtgaatcatgtgaccatccactgcactactcatgcagagatgcgtacttggtacgcaactatatcacacacaattgtgttagggtgagtcacgtgaccatccaccgcacttctcatgcagagttgcgtaccaagtacgcaactatatcacacacaactgtgctagggtgagtcatgtgaccctccaccgcactactcatggagagttgcgtaccaagtacgcaactataccacccacagttatgtgagggtgagtcacatgaccacccaccactctacttgtgcagagttgcgtaccaagtacgcaactatatcacacacaattgtgttagggtgagtcacgtgaccatccactgcactactcatgcagagttgcgtaccaagtacgcaactataccacacacaactgtgttagggtgagtcacgtgaccatccaccgcactactcatgtagagttgcgtaccaagtacgcaactatagcgcacacagttatgttagggtgagtcatgtgaccctccaccgcactactcatggagagttgcgtacttggtacgcaactataccacccacagttatgttagggtgagtcatgtgaccacccactgcactactcatgcagagttgcgtacttggtacgcaactatatcacacacaactgtgttagggtgagtcacgtgaccacccaccgctctactcatgttgagttgcatacttggtacgcaactataccacccacagctacattagggtgagtcacatgaccatccaccactctacttgtgcagagttgcgtacttggtacgcaactataccagccacagttatgttagggtgaatcatgtgaccctccactgcactactcatgcagagttgcgtacttggtacgcaactataccacacacaactgtgttagggtgagtcacgtgaccatccactgcactgctcatgcagagttgcatacttggtacgtaactataccacccacagttatgtgagggaggacccccaattatccTGGGGGAGGCTTCTTTGGCTTCCAGATATCACGTGCAGGTCCACTCTCTGGGTGATTGTTTTTCTGGGTGCTAACACCGTCAAacaatcaattttgattgtgaTGGTATTCAACTTGCGTTGTTGTTTGGGAGTTAGGTAGCGTTCCTGGTACATTTAGCTACTGTATTTACTAGTCTAAATTAAAATCAATTGTTTTCATCCTCtgttttgagtttgaagtcccaggtatatgcgcttgcaTTTTGTTCAGGATTACTAAGGCTTGGGGAACTTCTGTTGTCTTCCCATGCCAAAAAATTTAGCTGTTCTTAGCGTATTGCGTGATCATTGTTAGAGTTGGAGCTTGtttgcaatcatccttaaaacTCGTACACATACTATGGCAAGTTTAGGCAAACTATCCGCGCGTAATATCATTTGGCCTGGGAAGGATATAATCAAACGGAATAGCGCGCTGTCCGCCCCTAGTACTTTCTTAGATTTACTCCCTGCCTTTGATACTCCGGGTCTTTTGTCTGGATTCTGTCGGAAAAACAGCTTGTACTTGGGAGAGGTAAGTCTTGTTTCAATTGTATATGGACAAGTTCAAACTGAATATTATAGTTATGGCTatatacatcaaggagggtggATACAATGGGATGAACCTATGGGTcccccaaaccaaccatCTTGGCCATATCTCATATGTCGCCGTCCAAATCTATCAGAAGATTGGATTGCGGGCCAAGTACCAGGCTATACATCTTGGTCGGCCGATGGAGATCCCCTACTACCAACTGGTACCAACAAATGAGCTCTTGATGCGCGTCGGCATTGTAAACACACCAGGCTTGGAAACTGAGGACGTGGAGTTGAAGGATTGCCACATTCTCAAGGATAGGAATGAACTGACGCGACTTTTACCCAAGCTAGAGAAGGCCGGCATACCGCAAGTGGGCTCAAAAACTGGAGCGGGGTCATAAAaaaaaatatgtatatatttagAGATAAATACatttaagcgccgggcgCATACGGCCCAAGGCATCATTCAActtccggacatggaagGCTTGGGGTCCAAGGCATCTTTGGGTTCCGGACATGAGTCCTATGAGCGGCCGCCAAAAAGCTTCCAGATATGAACACTAGTAGAGGGCCGGATTTCCAAAGAAGCCTCCCTTGtgataattgggggtccttgtgagggtgagtcacatgaccacccaccgctctaccccctactattttttaaggATGTACTAGCGCTgtcccccctttgattgttttatgCAAAATGTCTCTTGACGTTTTGCAGCTAAGCTTACAACTTTGAGAACCCAGTATGTGATAGCCAGATGTCTCAAAAACCTTACATGTAGCTCTATAattatttttaatcacaacATTGCGTGTACTCAACAAAACATTTGACCTATCTTGTTTGACCCACTTATGAACGCACCCTCAGTCTGGTGATCCAACATGGAAGATTAGCCACTGCTGACCAAGCatgaaacaatcaacaagcgcaccagtttgcaagaacagcaactgacttgggatctttgATCATGTACATAGATTttcaattatgattttataagtaaagtctattttacatggaccattccttacggaaaggcaATACATGAAGTCCAAGcgctagcacagcctctgcTGTGCGGGCCAAGTCCGTCCCGTCCTGACAGAACAATTTAGGACAacaaatttagaagaaatccttacagaaacgtacccattggctgccttTCTGTAACAATTTTAGAACATCCCGGACATTCTAAAAGTCAGTTTAGAAATGAGGCCCAGTCCAGATGCAGATCACACCGTGGAACTTGGTGTGGAATGCGCTCGGACGCAGATTTGGATATTGGAGGGGGGGTGTTTTAAACGTCTAAAATCTTTTTTTAGAGAGGGGGGGTATCCCCCCCTTCTATTTTGTAAAGCACGTATCAAGCTTTGGAATGGAACAAGATCAAGCTGATAAGATAAGGCCCTGAAGATTTGTAACCAAATTGGGAGTTTGGCGCTTTGCagtgactgcatatattccaacaGTAATTACAATATATTAGAGACAGGGGATAGGGGCGGCGCAAACAAAAAGCAGCCTCCCCTATCCTCAGTCCTCTGCGCTCTCCCACCTGTACAAACTTGCTCCCCACTCACCACTTCAATATGCCTGCTGAGAACGCGTGATCCAACCCCAGGCCCTTGCGGAAAAGCAAGGGCCACGCCAATGCgcctcttgagcccaagtGTCCTCTTCATAGTCAAAGCATTTAAGGGAGTTCATTGTACCGAGTTATTCAATTACATCCTTGAGCTGTTATACACCCTTTTGTATACTTTTGCAGCTTCATATATGATGTATGATAACATATGCCCGCATACACTGGATAATTGGGGCGGACTTGGTACAGGAGTAAAATTAAATTCAATTAAAAATTTACTTTTAGAACGCAATTTCTATTTGCATGGGCCATGGCTTACAGAAAGGCATTTTGGACAGGTCTACTTGTTGGACCAAGCTTGCACAGCCTCTTGCGTGCAGGCCAATTCCAAGCCATTCCAGCGGACCATTTTAGGAGACCAATTATTTCTAAAATCCTTACAGAAAGACACCCATTCTATTTCTTTCTACAGGGGGCCCTATGGCTTGTTATACAATATAATATTATTAAGCACTTGCCAGTGAATTGCTATACAGATTTCAAATTGTTACTTTTTTGCGTCAACAGAGTGATTACTAGCTGAGAGTTTTGATGCTTTCAGACGGAACACCTTCCTCTGTGAGCTTCCACCTCCTGTGACTACTGAGTGCCCAGATGTAGTAGGTGCTGTGGAGCTAGACCCAGGCTGTAATTGCAACAGCTGCTCCGGTGTAGCAGTAGCTGCTCTTGGCTGCGCACTTCCAGATGGCCTGGGAACAATTGGTGCTTGTCTTGAAGAGCTACCACTGGCAGCTGGATCTGTACGTGTTGGCATGCTGCTTGGTGGATCCATGGACGGTGCTGTGCGCTTCTTGGCTGGCACCAATATTGGCCCTTGAACAGATAACGTGTGTCAACCTTGGCAGAAAATGTGTTTAAATGAATCCATACCTGTCGCAGATAAAGGCTGACTTGGCTGTGCTGTTGCCGCAGCCACCAATGACGGgtcagaagaagagtgaCCAAGTCTTGCCTTTTTTGCATGGAACTTAGTCTTTTGTTGACTACTGGCCACCATTGTCCGGGCACCAATGGCATTTGGTGTGGTGGTAAGTACACCCTGGGATACTTCACAACGTTAATATTCTCTATGCACTCCGCAATCAATATCCAAGAAGAACTTACTCAACAACTCATCAGTCTGTTCTGTGCTTCCTGTTGATAAtgttggaagaggttgcatgctctgtgttgtagggactactGTCAGAATACGTTGCTCCTGATCAGCAATGGTCAAACTTTATCTAGGCTGGAGCAACGTACAATTGCTTGAGGGAGCACCAGAAACCTGCGATCCCAGTGCCTTGGCTAGGGCTAGCTTTTGAACAGCATTTGCATCTCGAGAGCATTGTTCATTTTGGCTTTTTCTCTTGTGTGGCCCAGCTTTGGAAGTGGATGGTTTTGTACCCTTTGTTGAAGGGACTGCAGGGATCTCCTCCAAGTCAAGCTCATCGTGATCATTGGAGTGTGGCTGAGCGATTTCCGAGTACACAGTTTGCAAGGTTCTTTGCAAGCTCAGGAAATGGTTAGAGAGCTGTGCCTTACTATCTGCGTAAACATTCAGGGCCAGATCAATTCCCTCTGGCGCCATGATGTTGTATACAGCTACATCTCGCAGCTGCCCAGGGCGATCAACGCGACCCATGATTTGGTCAAGCTCAAGCCCAGACCAAACACTGCTCTGCAGATGGGAAAATTTGTTAGACAAACTGAGTGATGCAAACATTGAGCCATACATACTACAATTATCACAACTGAGGCTTCCACCAAGTTGAGACCAGCTGAGCCTACATTGCTGATGATCATGATTCGGCATGATGGGTCGTTGGCAAACTTCTCAACAGACCGTTGACGCTTGGTGGTAGCCATAGAGCCGTTGTACGTCACATAGTCTTTTTCTTTGAGAGTGAGCATCTGATATAATTTTCAGTCATCAAACGTGAAGCTACAAATAACTTGCAAGAAATAAGAGCACTGACCTTTGCAATGAGTGCTTGGTGCTGCTGAAATTCCACGTATATGAGAAACTTCCGCGGCTTCTTGCTGGGCAAAGGTTCTTGCACAAGCCTTGCTTTATCTAGCGTACCATCCTCAAGCAATGCAACGGGTTTGGGGTTGCCGATCCAGAACCACTCAATCAATCCCATGACACATTGCATCCTTGTGGACATCTTCTGGGGCAGGTTCTCCACTGTCCAGTCATCGGTGACTTTGTTTGTCAAGGTACCACGATCAAGCTCCTGAGCCTGCTCTTCCAGCCGTAGCGCTCCCAGCTTAGCCAGCATACCAGCAAACTTCTGTTCTATCAGGAAGTTCTGATTTGAGATTTGTAAGTATTGGTGTAATCAGCTTATATGGGAAAGCAAATTTGACTCACATGCCACCTGACATTCTTGCAATCGCTCCGTTCCACCTCCCCCTGTGCCTGAGACCCATTCCATGTATTCTCATctacatcctcatcctcattgTCACCCACATTGTCCTGCGCttgctttcttttttgtctcttGGCAGCCTTAGCCTTTTGCGCCAGTTTTGTTCTGTTATAAATCATCAACAAAGTCAGTTGTTGTGTGATAGAATACGGAGGCAGGAGATTATATCTGAGAGAAAGGCAAAAAAGGGTGAGACATACTTTTTGCTCTTCTGCTGTGTGTGCTCTTGATTGATGACCCGTTGCAtttccttctcttcttcattcATGGGTGCCCAAGCAATGAACTTCTGTACAAACGGGAGATCCAAGATTCGTCTGCCCAAATAGTCTAAGGACTCATTTGTGCGACGAATCATGatggggagaagaagcaagCGCAACATGTTTAGTGGCTGCTTTGAGACATGAATCATATGGAGGATGCTCCGCTGGTCCTCAGCCTGGTACTTgctttccagttcttccttgatcttaGCAGCGCGGGGGTTGTACAAGGGAATTTTGCCAAGTAAAAGTGCCGCTTGAAGCTCCCTTTCTACTGTGGCTTGAATTACCGCTGTGCTTGTAAGCCTCCAACTTTCATTACCAGTTGACAGCATTTCCTGCATCTCGTTCCAGACCTGAACTCCTTGCtcaccaagcaatggctggtAGCGCAGGTTTCGTCCAAGAGCAAGCAGGCACTAGTACGCACAGGCGTAACGTAATGTCAATGATGCGCTGGTGTATAACATAGTCAAATGACTTACTTTGAGCGACGTAAACAATGGTGTGGCGGTTGCTCCAATCACCAAGGACGAGGACTGAGTAATGAGCTGAACCCCTCGTTGAGTGTGACTGCTGTTTCGGAGATTGTGTATCTCGTCCACAGCTGCCACCCGAAAGCGCATTCCAAAGAGTGAGCCTGCATTGCTGATCCCTGCCTTGAAAGCAGGTGTCTCGCCCTTAGCTTCGTACTCCCTTGCATCTTTACCCTTGAATGCAGGAGGGAGCTGTAAGCACCGTTTTGCTTCCTTTGCAATAGCCTGATAAGGTCACCGGATTTATTTAATAGTTCTACCAGCATAGTCAATGAATGTACACTTACCGATAGGTCTGCAATGATAACTACTCGCCCTGCATGCTCCAAGTCTCGTCCAGCTGCAGCGCGGTATGGACCTGTTGGGTCACTGCAGAAGCTCTCAAGGGTGCCGCTCTCAACTGAGTACCGGACAGGAACAAAACTACCAAGCTGGGTAAACTTCTTCCATTGCTCCATCCATTGATTGCCAAGTGTCCGCGGAGTAATGACAATTGATGGCAAATTTGGTATGGACTTTTGGCCTGCAAAGTATGGCAAGCTTCGCTCTACAGGTCACAGAGTCAGAGTCAACCAAACAGCACATCAGCCACACAAACGCCACTCACCTTGGATAAACATGGGTGTTGCAAGACGCTCTTTGGCTGGCAGTTCCTGTTGCTTATAGTAATGTTGGATCATGCTAATGACCCCAATGATTTGCACCGTCTTTCCAAGTCCAACATTGTCGCACAGTAAAGTTGGTTGGGCGCAATCGCCCACTCTCTGTGTGAAAGCGCCTTCCAAGATTCTGAGAGTGCCTACCACTTGATGCCAAAACGGCACCGCACGAGTTTTGGCCAGTGGAGCCATGTCTTTGGCGCTTTCACCAGTGCCAGGCTCTGCAAACGGGAACTGATCCACACCTGGCAGTCCTAGCTGGGCCCACAAAGCCTCCGTGGACAAGGACTTGAGATGCGATACCCCAATATCCTCGCACCCATCCACCAAACTGTGGAGACCAGAGACACCAACTGTAGGGATAGGAAGCTCAGACTTGTCAAGACAGCCAACTCCATAGCAGTACTCCTCAACATAGTAAGCATAGGCAGCCTGCATTTCTTCTTCGCTTGGACCATCTTGAGTTGACTTGCTTTTAGATTTTGACGCCGCTGGTTCAAGAGTTCCTATaag
The Rhizoctonia solani chromosome 8, complete sequence DNA segment above includes these coding regions:
- a CDS encoding SNF2 family amino-terminal protein; this translates as MPLTPVAHSVLYLFEAAAMNKSHPLTCPPWTSNVWRELFGLFPLKGSEDYYDAEIDVVGDSDPQLDSSKELGLTMPESSIASITENRRKALGLHERQAAERFLQYFWDTWKADYVRKIPIRKTIKSTTRGEKGGPDPYGYAAYRNLVLAAINRKGGVMNQVEETLGKIGATPADLWKDDRSLNRERPATKRVLEHQVPIADTHARLEERDVQAALARALFGDAGVSSRGTVVPELIPTIRCFAQRKYENLARSLKCKVATSCARMQKVDSKLEDAQRLRSPKALRDATRALTDWRKIAIGTKEVDELHFLSRERTLKQLWSSLGFGSLEDDLTASKSKSKSTQDGPSEEEMQAAYAYYVEEYCYGVGCLDKSELPIPTVGVSGLHSLVDGCEDIGVSHLKSLSTEALWAQLGLPGVDQFPFAEPGTGESAKDMAPLAKTRAVPFWHQVVGTLRILEGAFTQRVGDCAQPTLLCDNVGLGKTVQIIGVISMIQHYYKQQELPAKERLATPMFIQERSLPYFAGQKSIPNLPSIVITPRTLGNQWMEQWKKFTQLGSFVPVRYSVESGTLESFCSDPTGPYRAAAGRDLEHAGRVVIIADLSAIAKEAKRCLQLPPAFKGKDAREYEAKGETPAFKAGISNAGSLFGMRFRVAAVDEIHNLRNSSHTQRGVQLITQSSSLVIGATATPLFTSLKCLLALGRNLRYQPLLGEQGVQVWNEMQEMLSTGNESWRLTSTAVIQATVERELQAALLLGKIPLYNPRAAKIKEELESKYQAEDQRSILHMIHVSKQPLNMLRLLLLPIMIRRTNESLDYLGRRILDLPFVQKFIAWAPMNEEEKEMQRVINQEHTQQKSKKTKLAQKAKAAKRQKRKQAQDNVGDNEDEDVDENTWNGSQAQGEVERSDCKNVRWHNFLIEQKFAGMLAKLGALRLEEQAQELDRGTLTNKVTDDWTVENLPQKMSTRMQCVMGLIEWFWIGNPKPVALLEDGTLDKARLVQEPLPSKKPRKFLIYVEFQQHQALIAKMLTLKEKDYVTYNGSMATTKRQRSVEKFANDPSCRIMIISNVGSAGLNLVEASVVIIVSSVWSGLELDQIMGRVDRPGQLRDVAVYNIMAPEGIDLALNVYADSKAQLSNHFLSLQRTLQTVYSEIAQPHSNDHDELDLEEIPAVPSTKGTKPSTSKAGPHKRKSQNEQCSRDANAVQKLALAKALGSQVSGAPSSNLVPTTQSMQPLPTLSTGSTEQTDELLISQGVLTTTPNAIGARTMVASSQQKTKFHAKKARLGHSSSDPSLVAAATAQPSQPLSATGPILVPAKKRTAPSMDPPSSMPTRTDPAASGSSSRQAPIVPRPSGSAQPRAATATPEQLLQLQPGSSSTAPTTSGHSVVTGGGSSQRKVFRLKASKLSASNHSVDAKK